The sequence below is a genomic window from Chthoniobacterales bacterium.
GCAGCGAACTCCGGGGCAAGGTAGCAGCCACCCATCAAAACCCCGCGAGGGGTGACGGACGTCCGGCAAGCGCGACTAATCCGCGACCGCGAAATGGAACACGGCAAACCGGCGTTCAGGATCGGTCCAGACGCGGGAGGCTTCGCGGAAACCGGCGGAGACAGCCAGGCGTGTGAACCCTTCTAGCGTGTATTTGTAGGAAAATTCGGTGACGATTTTTTCCCCGCGCGCAAAACGAAATTCCCGACCGCCGAGATGAACGGTCTGGGCCGCCTCGCTGACCAGGTGCATCTCGATGCGTCCTTCGTGTTCGTTGTAAATCGCCTGGTGCCGCCAAAGCGGAAGATCGAAATCCGCGCCCAGTTCGCGATTAGCCCTAACGAGCAGGTTGAGATTGAACTCGGCCGTAACCCCGGCGCTGTCGTTGTAAGCGGCTTCCAAAACTTCGCGGCTCTTCTGGAGGTCGACCCCGATGATCAGGCCGCCGCTCTTGCCGCAGAGGCGGCAGACCCGGCGCAGGAAATCCGCCGCGACCTTCGGTTCCAGATTGCCAATCGTCGAACC
It includes:
- the egtD gene encoding L-histidine N(alpha)-methyltransferase, producing the protein MSGATGKVTVLDLEPVNADFLAEVLAGLSRRPRSLPCKFFYDERGADLFLKICELPEYYITRTETELLRRYGKEMAESIGANAELIGFGTGAGIKTRMLLANLENPIAYVPVDISKQRLTDSAVELSRAMPGLEILPVCGDYLQDLQLPKPLRKPDHVAVVFPGSTIGNLEPKVAADFLRRVCRLCGKSGGLIIGVDLQKSREVLEAAYNDSAGVTAEFNLNLLVRANRELGADFDLPLWRHQAIYNEHEGRIEMHLVSEAAQTVHLGGREFRFARGEKIVTEFSYKYTLEGFTRLAVSAGFREASRVWTDPERRFAVFHFAVAD